In one Culex quinquefasciatus strain JHB chromosome 2, VPISU_Cqui_1.0_pri_paternal, whole genome shotgun sequence genomic region, the following are encoded:
- the LOC6050418 gene encoding protein mitoshell, translating into MADENFNKAPGSEIKNRIPPVSLGNGKTSSLITSSSPLLPGGHQPSTASSGHSALSQDFQYTILQYGHHLMPTLVQPGFSVYHPAPPPPPVPMSFPVFYQPVNGGLPQPQPVDANMFYRCMPQLASGAELLGGQKLYMARGGGTKVAHGKNKSKELDIDTRKIAEIAVGVSDAPLSPLLSPDSTSRGAASETGFGGTGAVADQEKFAALTEMAMQGCELAEQLATHHQKRPCFKKIDSLCARMKQDLIRPDSVLANINSQGIAWAVKDFIFVFTRIINAWIIIKGYVYNTPEGLERVQKVLSPDFLESFSKWQDSTIDFVDCLIKSFTNLDQMVQTQRTSGVQKESKYGGGRQSKTDEEKERHIHELYEYLKDMIPNLGEGGKGAAGATTTSSSDNTSTSDMSDRSSVVFENAKSFLMSVVNDSTHAQMKHNENGTYFKTGIYEPVKKPPGFGSPPPQVSCQVKSSYPLAEPSPVTSTPKILKNPIAQDRPDLLGSVAGADGDGGDISLGGQLQTDFFNDAIIRKSFDSETVAKIHFLLQKVFSVKEAMYFLVGQFTKNYFPDFHTINPNFVDLRSIISKAQIGGYRNVYEIVQDLRQIVVAARRYLEQKPNTLLEESADEFERSLEDILSDKIFDCYDFSGSLGSSSPTATTYSGSSSGFGSSLAASSGGF; encoded by the exons ATGGCggatgaaaatttcaacaaagctCCCGGTTCGGAGATTAAGAACC GTATCCCTCCCGTTTCCCTGGGCAACGGGAAAACATCATCTCTCATCACCTCTTCCTCGCCGCTCCTCCCCGGTGGCCACCAGCCGTCGACGGCATCTTCCGGACATTCTGCTCTTAGTCAAG ACTTTCAGTACACCATTCTGCAGTATGGCCACCACCTGATGCCAACGCTAGTCCAGCCGGGCTTCTCGGTGTACCATCCGGCACCCCCGCCGCCGCCCGTTCCGATGTCGTTTCCGGTGTTCTACCAACCCGTCAACGGAGGACTTCCCCAGCCGCAACCCGTCGATGCCAACAT GTTCTACCGTTGTATGCCGCAGCTGGCCAGCGGTGCCGAGCTGCTAGGTGGTCAGAAGCTCTACATGGCGCGAGGAGGAGGTACCAAGGTCGCGCATGGTAAGAACAAGTCAAAGGAGCTGGACATCGATACGCGCAAGATCGCGGAGATTGCCGTCGGAGTCAG TGACGCCCCGCTCAGCCCACTGCTTTCACCGGACTCAACATCGCGCGGTGCCGCGTCCGAAACGGGCTTCGGGGGAACGGGCGCCGTGGCCGACCAGGAAAAGTTTGCCGCGCTGACCGAGATGGCGATGCAGGGCTGCGAACTGGCCGAACAGCTGGCGACGCACCACCAGAAGCGGCCGTGCTTCAAGAAGATCGACAGTCTGTGCGCCCGGATGAAGCAGGACCTGATCCGGCCGGACAGCGTGCTCGCGAACATCAACTCGCAGGGGATCGCTTGGGCGGTGAAGGACTTTATCTTTGTCTTTACGCGCATCATCAACGCGTGGATTATCATCAAGGGGTACGTGTACAACACGCCGGAGGGGCTGGAGCGGGTACAGAAGGTGCTGAGTCCGGACTTTTTGGAGAGCTTTTCCAAGTGGCAGGACTCGACGATCGACTTTGTGGACTGTTTGATCAAGTCGTTTACGAACCTGGACCAGATGGTGCAGACGCAGCGGACGAGCGGGGTGCAGAAGGAGTCCAAGTATGGAGGAGGTCGTCAGTCGAAGACGGACGAGGAGAAGGAACGCCACATCCACGAGCTGTACGAGTACCTGAAGGATATGATTCCGAACTTGGGGGAGGGTGGCAAGGGCGCGGCTGGGGCGACGACGACTTCGTCGTCCGACAACACGAGCACCAGCGACATGTCCGATCGGAGCAGCGTGGTGTTTGAGAATGCCAAGAGCTTCCTGATGTCGGTGGTGAACGATTCAACGCACGCCCAGATGAAGCACAACGAAAACGGGACGTACTTCAAGACGGGAATCTACGAGCCGGTTAAGAAGCCACCGGGTTTTGGGTCGCCTCCGCCGCAGGTTAGCTGCCAGGTGAAGAGTTCGTACCCGTTGGCGGAGCCTAGTCCGGTGACTTCAACGCCCAAGATTCTGAAGAATCCGATCGCTCAGGATCGGCCCGATTTGCTGGGAAGTGTCGCTGGGGCTGATGGTGATGGAGGGGACATTTCGCTCGGCGGCCAGCTGCAGACGGACTTTTTCAACGACGCCATCATCCGGAAGAGCTTCGACAGTGAAACCGTCGCCAAGATCCACTTTCTGCTGCAGAAGGTGTTTAGCGTGAAGGAGGCGATGTACTTTCTCGTGGGGCAGTTTACCAAGAATTAT TTCCCAGACTTTCACACCATCAACCCGAATTTTGTGGATCTCCGCTCGATCATCTCGAAGGCCCAAATCGGCGGCTACCGGAACGTGTACGAGATTGTGCAGGACCTGCGCCAGATTGTGGTGGCCGCTCGGCGTTACCTCGAA CAAAAGCCAAACACGCTGCTGGAAGAGTCGGCGGACGAGTTCGAGCGCAGCCTGGAGGATATTCTGAGCGACAAGATTTTCGACTGTTACGATTTTAGCGGTTCGCTCGGTTCCAGCTCGCCGACGGCGACCACCTACAGCGGCAGTTCCAGTGGCTTTGGCAGCTCGCTGGCCGCCTCTTCCGGTGGATTTTGA